The genomic DNA ATGTGGCTAAGCAAGGTTGGGCTACTTGATAAGAAATTTGCCTATCCAAAAGAGCTAAGCGGCGGTCAAAAGCAACGCATAGCTATAGTAAGAAGCCTTTGTTTAAACCCTGAGATCATGCTGTTTGACGAGGTTACGGCTGCGCTTGATCCAGAGATCGTTAGAGAAGTGCTTGACGTGATACTAAATTTAGCCAAAGATGGAATGACGATGCTAATAGTCACTCACGAGATGAGCTTTGCAAGGGCGGTTGCAAACAAGATCGTATTTATGGACGCTGGGGCGATCGTGGAGATCAGCGAACCAGAGGAATTTTTTACCAAACCAAAGAGCGATCGCGCGAAGAAATTTCTAAATTTATTCTCGTTTTAGAAAAAATAAGAGATAATTTGCCGTTTTTTCAAAATGCGTTTAGAGCGAAATTTTAACGCTCTTATTTATTTAACTTTTTTACAAGGAGAAAGAGTGAGAAAATTTAAATTTTTCTTATTAGCATTAATCGCTACCGTCTTTCTAACGGGTTGTGGTAATGACAAAGGTGCCGACACGGCAAAAGCTGCTTCAAACGAAGCTGATGCGATCGCAAAGATCAAAGAGCGCGGATATGTAAGAATTGGCGTTTTCAGCGACAAACCACCATTTGGCTATGTCGATAAAGACGGCAAAAACCAAGGCTATGATATTTACTTTGCAAAACGTATCGCAAAAGACCTACTAGGCGATGAGAGCAAGGTAAAATTTGAGCTAGTAGAGGCTGCTGGTAGAGTTGAAGTTTTAGTAGCTGATAAAGTGGATATCACGCTTGCAAATTTTACAAAAACACCTGAGCGTGCACAAGTTGTTGATTTTGCGCTTCCATATATGAAAGTTTCACTTGGCATCGTTAGCCCTGAGGGCGCTGTGATAAAGAGCATCGATGAGCTAAAAGACAAAACCCTAATCGTAAATAAGGGCACAACCGCAGACGCGTTTTTTACAAAAAATTATCCTGACATTAAGCTTGCAAAATACGACCAAAATACTGAAACATTTGCAGCTTTGGTTGATAAAAGAGGTGCTGCACTAGCGCATGATAACGCCCTACTTTTTGCCTGGGCGAAAGAGACTCCAGGTTTTGTTGTAGGCGTTGAAGCACTTGGTGATGTGGATGTAATAGCACCAGCTGTTAAAAAAGGCAACAAAGTTTTACTTGACTGGCTAAACAATGAGATCATTGAGCTTGGAAAAGAAAATTTCTTCCACAAAGACTATGATGCTACACTAAAACCGATCTACGGCGATAGTGTAAATCCAGAATCACTTGTCGTTGAAGGCGGCAAACTCTAAAAATTTAATGGCGTAAATCTTTACGCCATCTCTCTTTTTTTAAATTTAACAATATGCTTGTGACTTTTTTCAGCAGGTAACACTACATAAATTCCATAAAGGACGGATATCTTACATACCTGAGCAGCAAGCTAGTAGACGAGCCCTTGCAAAATAATGAGCCATTTTAAAAGAATACCGACATTAGATAAGATTGTATTATCCGCATGAATATTCAAAAAGGCTGAGGCGCATGTTTTTGATAAATTTAAATTATAGATAGTATGTATGCAGAGAAAAAAATCTGCGAAAGCTAAGAGAGAAAGATAAATCTTAGTTTCTGAATGTCTAAATAAAATTTTAAAAGCATTTTGGAGTAAATTTAGCCCAAAATGCCTTTGCAAGCTACATTAAGCTCTTTAACAAATTTGTCACTTTTTGTTCGATCTCTTCTAGAAATTCCTTGCTCTTTGCCTCAAATCTAGTGACGATAACTGGCGTTGTATTTGATGCACGCACCAGCGCCCAGCCATTTTCAAACTGAATTCTTATGCCATCAATGTCGATGATATTTTTTATCTTTGGCAGATCGCAACTCTCGTTTTTCACGCACTCTTTTAACTTAGCAACTATCTTAAATTTGGCTTCATCAGTCGTTTTTACCTTGATCTCATCGGTACTAAAGACTAGCGGCATCTTATCAAGCTCACCATCAAGGTCAAAACCCTTATGAACTAGCTCAAGCACCCTCATCATCGCATAAAGCGCATCATCAAAGCCAAAATAGCGCTCTTTAAAAAAGATATGACCACTAACTTCAGCCGCAAGATCGACATTTAGCTCTTTCATCATCTTTTTTATGTTACTATGCCCAGTCTTACCCATGAAAACTTCGCCGATCTTTGCGATCTCATCGTACATGTTTTGCGAACACTTAACCTCACCAAGCACCTTTGGATGTTTCATATTTAGAGCATAAAGATATGCTAGTTCATCGCCTTTTATATCTCTTTTTGGCGTTATAACCGCGATCCTGTCGCCATCTCCGTCAAAGCCAAATCCAAGGTCAAATTCTTTCTTTTCGATAAGAGAAAATATCTCTTTTAAATTCTCTTTTTCACTTGGGTCTGGATGGTGATTTGGGAAATTTCCGTCTGGATCTTCATATAAAATTTTTGCATTTAGTCCAAGTGCCTTGACGATAGGCACCAAACTCACGCCAACAGCGCCATTTGCACAGTCGATGATAAAAGGCTTTTTGAAATTTTTAAGCTCACTAAATTCTTTTACAAAAAACTCAACGTATTTTTCTAAGATATTAAATTTCTCACAGCTCTCATCGTCTGCGATCTCTAAATTTGAGGCGATTATTTCATTAACTTTATCTTTTAAAATTTGCAGATCTTTGCCAAAGAAACTATCTTTTTTAATGGTGATCTTAAAGCCGTTGTACTCTTTTGGGTTGTGAGAGCCAGTGATCATGATATTTGCGTCGAAATAATCAGCATAAACGCTAAAGTAGCCAACAGGAGTTGGAAGTAAGCCGATGCTATAAATTTTAAAGCCACCAGCCTTGTTTAGGCCACTTAGCAGATACCTAAAAAGCGTGCTAGCACTTAGCCTTGCGTCAAAGCCAACGCTTAAAGTTTTTACGCCAAATTCATTAAATTTCTTACCCAAAGCAAGCCCTATAGCCTTGACGCTATCTTCTGTCAAGTCTTTCTCAAAAATGCCGCGGATGTCGTATTCTCTAAAAATTTCATCATATTTCATTGTAAATTCTCCCTAAAAGAAAGCAAAATGATACAAGAATAAATTTAAAAAGGAGTAAATAATTTTATAAATTTAGTGAGGTTAAAGTTTAAATATAAATTCGAGCTAGAAGGCTCTAGCTCGAAAAGGGCTGCTACATCATGCCACCCATACCACCCATTCCGCCCATGTCAGGCATTGCAGGCATTGCTTTTTCTTCTTTTATCTCGCTGATAGTTGCCTCAGTTGTTAGTAGCAAGCTAGCCACGCTAACAGCGTTTTGTAGCGCGACTCTCTCAACTTTAACTGGGTCGATGATACCAGCTTCAAACATATTTACATATTCGCCAGTTGCAGCATTAAAGCCAAAATTTGCATCTTTGCTTGTCTCAACTGCATTTGCTACTACGCCTGCGTCAAAGCCAGCGTTTTCAGCGATTTGGCGA from Campylobacter concisus includes the following:
- a CDS encoding cysteine ABC transporter substrate-binding protein encodes the protein MRKFKFFLLALIATVFLTGCGNDKGADTAKAASNEADAIAKIKERGYVRIGVFSDKPPFGYVDKDGKNQGYDIYFAKRIAKDLLGDESKVKFELVEAAGRVEVLVADKVDITLANFTKTPERAQVVDFALPYMKVSLGIVSPEGAVIKSIDELKDKTLIVNKGTTADAFFTKNYPDIKLAKYDQNTETFAALVDKRGAALAHDNALLFAWAKETPGFVVGVEALGDVDVIAPAVKKGNKVLLDWLNNEIIELGKENFFHKDYDATLKPIYGDSVNPESLVVEGGKL
- a CDS encoding phosphomannomutase/phosphoglucomutase, encoding MKYDEIFREYDIRGIFEKDLTEDSVKAIGLALGKKFNEFGVKTLSVGFDARLSASTLFRYLLSGLNKAGGFKIYSIGLLPTPVGYFSVYADYFDANIMITGSHNPKEYNGFKITIKKDSFFGKDLQILKDKVNEIIASNLEIADDESCEKFNILEKYVEFFVKEFSELKNFKKPFIIDCANGAVGVSLVPIVKALGLNAKILYEDPDGNFPNHHPDPSEKENLKEIFSLIEKKEFDLGFGFDGDGDRIAVITPKRDIKGDELAYLYALNMKHPKVLGEVKCSQNMYDEIAKIGEVFMGKTGHSNIKKMMKELNVDLAAEVSGHIFFKERYFGFDDALYAMMRVLELVHKGFDLDGELDKMPLVFSTDEIKVKTTDEAKFKIVAKLKECVKNESCDLPKIKNIIDIDGIRIQFENGWALVRASNTTPVIVTRFEAKSKEFLEEIEQKVTNLLKSLM
- a CDS encoding amino acid ABC transporter ATP-binding protein, whose product is MSENILELKKINKFYGELHALKDINLEVKSGEVVVLLGPSGCGKSTTLRCINGLESIASGEIIIDGEVIDAKFNDWQRIRQKVGMVFQSYELFDHMNVIDNVLLGPLKVQKRDRAEAEKTADMWLSKVGLLDKKFAYPKELSGGQKQRIAIVRSLCLNPEIMLFDEVTAALDPEIVREVLDVILNLAKDGMTMLIVTHEMSFARAVANKIVFMDAGAIVEISEPEEFFTKPKSDRAKKFLNLFSF